Proteins encoded within one genomic window of Bos indicus x Bos taurus breed Angus x Brahman F1 hybrid chromosome 18, Bos_hybrid_MaternalHap_v2.0, whole genome shotgun sequence:
- the FXYD1 gene encoding phospholemman isoform X4 — translation MASLSHILVLCVGLLAMVNAEAPQEHDPFTYDYQSLRIGGLIIAGILFILGILIVLSRRCRCKFNQQQRTGEPDEEEGTFRSSIRRLSTRRR, via the exons ATGGCATCTCTCAGCCACATCTTGGTTCTTTGTGTGGGTCTCCTTGCCATGGTCAACGCAG aAGCACCACAGGAACACGACCCATTCACCTACG ACTACCAATCCCTGCGGATCGGAGGCCTTATAATCGCCGGGATTCTCTTCATCCTGGGCATACTCATCGTCTTAA GCAGAAGATGCCGGTGCAAATTCAACCAGCAGCAGAG GACTGGGGAACCTGATGAAGAGGAGGGAACTTTCCGCAGTTCAATCCGCC GTCTGTCCACCCGCCGGCGGTAG
- the FXYD1 gene encoding phospholemman isoform X2: MHACVYLCVCEGHLCLSDGKSRHGVVSWAAQALSLHREWQSPELIPDFLVTGACEPSPPVRMPEAPQEHDPFTYDYQSLRIGGLIIAGILFILGILIVLSRRCRCKFNQQQRTGEPDEEEGTFRSSIRRLSTRRR; the protein is encoded by the exons atgcatgcatgtgtgtatttgtgtgtgtgtgagggccaCTTGTGCCTGAGT GATGGGAAATCGAGGCACGGAGTAGTCTCTTGGGCTGCTCAAGCTCTCTCACTCCACAGGGAATGGCAGAGTCCAGAGCTGATCCCCGATTTCTTGGTCACCGGAGCCTGTGAGCCCAGCCCGCCCGTGAGGATGCCAG aAGCACCACAGGAACACGACCCATTCACCTACG ACTACCAATCCCTGCGGATCGGAGGCCTTATAATCGCCGGGATTCTCTTCATCCTGGGCATACTCATCGTCTTAA GCAGAAGATGCCGGTGCAAATTCAACCAGCAGCAGAG GACTGGGGAACCTGATGAAGAGGAGGGAACTTTCCGCAGTTCAATCCGCC GTCTGTCCACCCGCCGGCGGTAG
- the FXYD1 gene encoding phospholemman isoform X5 — protein sequence MPEAPQEHDPFTYDYQSLRIGGLIIAGILFILGILIVLSRRCRCKFNQQQRTGEPDEEEGTFRSSIRRLSTRRR from the exons ATGCCAG aAGCACCACAGGAACACGACCCATTCACCTACG ACTACCAATCCCTGCGGATCGGAGGCCTTATAATCGCCGGGATTCTCTTCATCCTGGGCATACTCATCGTCTTAA GCAGAAGATGCCGGTGCAAATTCAACCAGCAGCAGAG GACTGGGGAACCTGATGAAGAGGAGGGAACTTTCCGCAGTTCAATCCGCC GTCTGTCCACCCGCCGGCGGTAG
- the FXYD1 gene encoding phospholemman isoform X1, with amino-acid sequence MHVRMRASSPPLASVFYLSPIGPSLMSLAWCCPLVKDVTQRQARGCFPCSHCFQKRRRGGLSHGGSWWQCGSPASPRAGLCMTPKWGEEGCCHGGLCEANSSRVKWEIFIPRVRQRAGQRPRAGEPGYYGHSKAVVCGQVALGRFLAVSSLAVSVSPPGWGEASALPCQEAPQEHDPFTYDYQSLRIGGLIIAGILFILGILIVLSRRCRCKFNQQQRTGEPDEEEGTFRSSIRRLSTRRR; translated from the exons ATGCATGTGCGCATGCGTGCATCGTCCCCACCCCTGGCATCTGTCTTCTATCTCAGCCCCATCGGCCCAAGCCTCATGTCACTCGCCTGGTGCTGTCCGCTGGTGAAAGATGTCACCCAGAGGCAGGCCAGGGGATGTTTTCCCTGTTCTCACTGCTTccagaagaggagaaggggtggccTTTCCCACGGGGGCAGCTGGTGGCAGTGTGGCAGCCCAGCCTCACCCCGGGCAGGGTTGTGCATGACCCCCAAGTGGGGGGAGGAAGGCTGTTGCCATGGTGGCCTGTGCGAGGCAAATTCCTCCAGGGTGAAGTGGGAGATATTTATACCCAGGGTCAGGCAGAGAGCGGGCCAGCGGCCGAGGGCAGGAGAGCCGGGCTATTACGGACACAGCAAGGCCGTGGTGTGTGGGCAGGTGGCCCTTGGGCGTTTCCTGGCTGTCTCGTCCCTGGCAGTGTCTGtctctccacctgggtggggtGAGGCATCTGCTCTCCCCTGCCAGG aAGCACCACAGGAACACGACCCATTCACCTACG ACTACCAATCCCTGCGGATCGGAGGCCTTATAATCGCCGGGATTCTCTTCATCCTGGGCATACTCATCGTCTTAA GCAGAAGATGCCGGTGCAAATTCAACCAGCAGCAGAG GACTGGGGAACCTGATGAAGAGGAGGGAACTTTCCGCAGTTCAATCCGCC GTCTGTCCACCCGCCGGCGGTAG
- the FXYD1 gene encoding phospholemman isoform X3 — MHACVYLCVCEGHLCLSDGKSRHGVVSWAAQALSLHREWQSPELIPDFLVTGACEPSPPVRMPGQWHLSATSWFFVWVSLPWSTQKHHRNTTHSPTTTNPCGSEAL, encoded by the exons atgcatgcatgtgtgtatttgtgtgtgtgtgagggccaCTTGTGCCTGAGT GATGGGAAATCGAGGCACGGAGTAGTCTCTTGGGCTGCTCAAGCTCTCTCACTCCACAGGGAATGGCAGAGTCCAGAGCTGATCCCCGATTTCTTGGTCACCGGAGCCTGTGAGCCCAGCCCGCCCGTGAGGATGCCAG GACAATGGCATCTCTCAGCCACATCTTGGTTCTTTGTGTGGGTCTCCTTGCCATGGTCAACGCAG aAGCACCACAGGAACACGACCCATTCACCTACG ACTACCAATCCCTGCGGATCGGAGGCCTTATAA
- the LGI4 gene encoding leucine-rich repeat LGI family member 4 isoform X1 produces MGGAGILLLLLLAGLGVGEAWRPPKGKCPLSCSCSKDSALCEGSVDLPEILSPTLLSLSFVRTRITQLKAGSFLRVPSLHLLLFTSNSFSVIEDDAFAGLSHLQYLFIEDNEIGSISKNALRGLRSLTHLSLANNHLETLPRFLFRGLETLTHVDLRGNPFQCDCRVLWLLQWIPTVNASVGTGACAGPAALAHMQLRHVDPKTFKCRAIELSWFQTVGESALGVEAFSYQEEPYIVLAQPFAGRCLILAWDYSLQRFRQEEELSAPSVVSCKPLVLGPRLFMLAARLWGGSQLWARPGPDLRLAPLQALAPRRLLRPNDAELLWLDGQPCFVVADASKAGSTTLLCRDGPGFYPRQSLHAWHRDTDVEALELDGRPHLLLASASQRPVLFHWFGGRFERRTDIPEAEDVYATRHFQAGGDVFLCLTRYIGDSMVMRWDGSMFRLLQKLPSRGAHVFQPLLIAKDQLAILGSDFAFSQVFRLEPDKGLLEPLQELGPPAIVAPRAFAHITMAGRRFLFAACFKGPTQIYQHHELDLSA; encoded by the exons ATGGGAGGGGCGGGaattctgctactgctgctgctggctgggctgggggtgggggaggcctgGAGACCCCCAAAGGGAAAGTGTCCTCTGAGTTGCTCCTGCTCCAAAGACAGTGCTCTGTGTGAGGGCTCCGTGGACCTGCCCGAGATCCTCTCCCCGACCCTGCTGTCGCT CTCATTCGTTAGGACCCGAATCACCCAGCTGAAGGCCGGCAGTTTCCTGAGGGTACCGTCACTGCACCTGCT CCTCTTCACATCCAACTCCTTCTCTGTGATTGAGGATGATGCGTTTGCGGGCCTGTCCCACCTACAGTACCT CTTTATTGAGGACAATGAGATTGGTTCCATCTCTAAGAACGCCCTCAGAGGACTTCGCTCACTCACACATCT GAGCCTGGCCAATAACCATCTCGAGACCCTCCCCAGGTTCCTGTTCCGGGGCCTGGAGACACTGACTCATGT GGACCTCCGCGGGAACCCGTTCCAGTGTGACTGCCGCGTGCTCTGGCTGCTGCAGTGGATCCCCACCGTGAACGCCAGCGTGGGGACCGGGGCCTGCGCCGGCCCCGCTGCTCTGGCCCACATGCAGCTCCGCCACGTGGACCCCAAGACGTTCAAGTGCAGAGCCATAG agCTGTCCTGGTTCCAGACGGTGGGAGAGTCAGCGCTGGGCGTAGAGGCTTTCTCCTACCAGGAGGAGCCCTACATTGTCCTGGCACAGCCCTTTGCCGGCCGCTGCCTGATCCTGGCCTGGGACTACAGCCTGCAGCGCTTCCGTCAGGAGGAGGAGCTGTCTG cGCCCTCGGTGGTGTCCTGCAAGCCGCTGGTGCTGGGCCCCCGCCTCTTCATGCTGGCCGCCCGCCTGTGGGGAGGCTCACAGCTGtgggcccggcccggccccgaCCTGCGCCTAGCCCCACTGCAGGCCCTGGCCCCACGGCGGCTGCTGCGGCCCAATGACGCCGAGCTCCTGTGGCTGGACGGGCAGCCCTGCTTCGTGGTGGCTGACGCCTCCAAGGCGGGCAGCACAACACTGCTGTGCCGGGACGGGCCCGGCTTCTACCCGCGCCAGAGCCTGCATGCCTGGCACCGGGACACGGACGTCGAGGCCCTCGAACTGGACGGCCGGCCCCATCTGCTGCTGGCCTCTGCCTCGCAGCGGCCCGTGCTCTTCCACTGGTTCGGGGGCCGCTTCGAGCGGCGGACGGATATCCCCGAGGCTGAGGACGTCTATGCCACGCGCCACTTCCAGGCCGGCGGGGACGTATTCCTGTGCCTGACACGCTACATCGGGGACTCCATG GTCATGCGCTGGGATGGCTCCATGTTTCGCCTGCTGCAGAAACTTCCCTCTCGAGGGGCCCATGTCTTCCAGCCACTGCTCATTGCCAAGGACCAGCTGGCCATCCTGGGCAGTGACTTCGCCTTCAGCCAGGTTTTCCGCCTTGAGCCTGACAAGGGGCTCCTGGAACCACTGCAGGAGCTGGGGCCCCCGGCGATAGTGGCCCCTCGGGCCTTTGCTCACATCACCATGGCCGGAAGACGCTTCCTCTTCGCTGCTTGCTTCAAGGGCCCCACACAGATCTACCAGCATCATGAGTTAGACCTCAGTGCCTGA
- the LGI4 gene encoding leucine-rich repeat LGI family member 4 isoform X2, whose translation MMRLRACPTYSTSLLRTMRLVPSLRTPSEDFAHSHICACFHCPSPPWEAPHTHHPGIILGAADGFSFSPSTRSLANNHLETLPRFLFRGLETLTHVDLRGNPFQCDCRVLWLLQWIPTVNASVGTGACAGPAALAHMQLRHVDPKTFKCRAIELSWFQTVGESALGVEAFSYQEEPYIVLAQPFAGRCLILAWDYSLQRFRQEEELSAPSVVSCKPLVLGPRLFMLAARLWGGSQLWARPGPDLRLAPLQALAPRRLLRPNDAELLWLDGQPCFVVADASKAGSTTLLCRDGPGFYPRQSLHAWHRDTDVEALELDGRPHLLLASASQRPVLFHWFGGRFERRTDIPEAEDVYATRHFQAGGDVFLCLTRYIGDSMVMRWDGSMFRLLQKLPSRGAHVFQPLLIAKDQLAILGSDFAFSQVFRLEPDKGLLEPLQELGPPAIVAPRAFAHITMAGRRFLFAACFKGPTQIYQHHELDLSA comes from the exons ATGATGCGTTTGCGGGCCTGTCCCACCTACAGTACCT CTTTATTGAGGACAATGAGATTGGTTCCATCTCTAAGAACGCCCTCAGAGGACTTCGCTCACTCACACATCTGTGCGTGTTTCCACTGCCCCAGCCCACCCTGGGAGGCACCCCACACGCATCACCCTGGCATCATCCTAGGAGCTGCTGATggcttctccttctctccctccaccaGGAGCCTGGCCAATAACCATCTCGAGACCCTCCCCAGGTTCCTGTTCCGGGGCCTGGAGACACTGACTCATGT GGACCTCCGCGGGAACCCGTTCCAGTGTGACTGCCGCGTGCTCTGGCTGCTGCAGTGGATCCCCACCGTGAACGCCAGCGTGGGGACCGGGGCCTGCGCCGGCCCCGCTGCTCTGGCCCACATGCAGCTCCGCCACGTGGACCCCAAGACGTTCAAGTGCAGAGCCATAG agCTGTCCTGGTTCCAGACGGTGGGAGAGTCAGCGCTGGGCGTAGAGGCTTTCTCCTACCAGGAGGAGCCCTACATTGTCCTGGCACAGCCCTTTGCCGGCCGCTGCCTGATCCTGGCCTGGGACTACAGCCTGCAGCGCTTCCGTCAGGAGGAGGAGCTGTCTG cGCCCTCGGTGGTGTCCTGCAAGCCGCTGGTGCTGGGCCCCCGCCTCTTCATGCTGGCCGCCCGCCTGTGGGGAGGCTCACAGCTGtgggcccggcccggccccgaCCTGCGCCTAGCCCCACTGCAGGCCCTGGCCCCACGGCGGCTGCTGCGGCCCAATGACGCCGAGCTCCTGTGGCTGGACGGGCAGCCCTGCTTCGTGGTGGCTGACGCCTCCAAGGCGGGCAGCACAACACTGCTGTGCCGGGACGGGCCCGGCTTCTACCCGCGCCAGAGCCTGCATGCCTGGCACCGGGACACGGACGTCGAGGCCCTCGAACTGGACGGCCGGCCCCATCTGCTGCTGGCCTCTGCCTCGCAGCGGCCCGTGCTCTTCCACTGGTTCGGGGGCCGCTTCGAGCGGCGGACGGATATCCCCGAGGCTGAGGACGTCTATGCCACGCGCCACTTCCAGGCCGGCGGGGACGTATTCCTGTGCCTGACACGCTACATCGGGGACTCCATG GTCATGCGCTGGGATGGCTCCATGTTTCGCCTGCTGCAGAAACTTCCCTCTCGAGGGGCCCATGTCTTCCAGCCACTGCTCATTGCCAAGGACCAGCTGGCCATCCTGGGCAGTGACTTCGCCTTCAGCCAGGTTTTCCGCCTTGAGCCTGACAAGGGGCTCCTGGAACCACTGCAGGAGCTGGGGCCCCCGGCGATAGTGGCCCCTCGGGCCTTTGCTCACATCACCATGGCCGGAAGACGCTTCCTCTTCGCTGCTTGCTTCAAGGGCCCCACACAGATCTACCAGCATCATGAGTTAGACCTCAGTGCCTGA
- the FXYD3 gene encoding FXYD domain-containing ion transport regulator 3: protein MQEVALSLLVLLAGLPALDANDPEDKNSPFYYDWYSLRVGGLIFAGILCAMGIIVLMSGKCKCKFRQKPSHRLGDAPPLITPGSAQNC from the exons ATGCAAGAGGTGGCCCTGAGCCTGCTCGTCCTCCTGGCAG GCCTGCCTGCCTTGGATGCCAATGACCCAGAAG aTAAAAACAGTCCTTTCTACTATG ACTGGTACAGCCTCCGAGTCGGCGGGCTCATCTTCGCAGGGATTCTGTGTGCCATGGGCATCATTGTCCTCATGA GTGGGAAATGCAAATGCAAGTTCCGACAGAAGCCCAG CCACCGTTTAGGAGATGCCCCACCTCTCATCACCCCAG GCTCCGCCCAAAACTGTTGA